The Streptomyces sp. V4I8 genome includes the window GCGGGTGATCGCGCAGGCGTTCCACATCGCCGCCACCGGCCGCCCCGGCCCGGTCCTCGTCGACATCGCCAAGGACGCCCTCCAGGCGAAGACCACGTTCTCCTGGCCGCCCGCCATGGACCTGCCCGGCTACCGGCCCGTCACCAAGCCGCACGCCAAGCAGATCCGCGAGGCCGCCAAGCTGATCACCAACGCCAAGCGGCCCGTCCTGTACGTCGGCGGCGGTGTGATCAAGGCCGGCGCCACCGCCGAGCTGAAGGTCCTCGCCGAACTCACCGGAGCGCCCGTCACCACCACCCTGATGGCGCTCGGCGCATTCCCCGACGGCCACCCGCTGCACGTGGGAATGCCGGGCATGCACGGTGCGGTCACCGCCGTCACCGCGCTGCAGAAGGCCGACCTGATCGTCGCCCTCGGAGCCCGCTTCGACGACCGCGTCACCGGCAAGCTGGACAGCTTCGCCCCGTACGCCAAGATCGTCCACGCCGACATCGACCCGGCCGAGATCGGCAAGAACCGCGCCGCCGACGTGCCGATCGTCGGTGACGCCCGCGAGGTCATCGCCGACCTGGTCCAGGCCGTCCAGAAGGAGCACGCCGACGGCCACCAGGGCGACTACAGCGCCTGGTGGAAGGACCTCTCCCGCTGGCGCGAGACCTACCCGCTCGGCTACGACCAGCCCGAGGACGGCTCCCTGTCCCCGCAGCAGGTCATCGAGCGCATCGGTCAACTCGCCCCCGAGGGCACGGTCTTCGCGGCGGGCGTCGGCCAGCACCAGATGTGGGCCGCGCACTTCATCCAGTACGACAGGCCCGCCACCTGGCTGAACTCCGGCGGCGCCGGGACGATGGGCTACGCGGTCCCGGCCGCGATGGGCGCCAAGGCCGGCACCCCGGACAAGACGGTCTGGGCGATCGACGGCGACGGCTGCTTCCAGATGACCAATCAGGAGCTCACCACCTGCGCCCTGAACAACATCCCGATCAAGGTCGCCATCATCAACAACGGCGCCCTCGGGATGGTCCGCCAGTGGCAGACCCTCTTCTACAACCAGCGCTACTCCAACACCGTGCTGCACTCCGGCCCCGAGGCCGACGGCAAGCAGCCGAGCGCCGGTACCCGCGTCCCCGACTTCGTCAAGCTGTCGGAGGCCATGGGCTGCCACGCGATCCGCTGTGAGTCGCCGGACGACCTCGACAAGGTCATCGAAGAGGCGAACTCCATCAACGACCGCCCGGTCGTCATCGACTTCATCGTCCACGAGGACGCGATGGTGTGGCCGATGGTCGCCGCCGGTACCTCCAACGACGAGATCATGGCCGCCCGGGACGTCCGCCCCGACTTCGGCGACAACGAAGACGACTGAGCGAGAGAGACGTAAAAGATCATGTCCAAGCACACGCTCTCCGTCCTGGTGGAGAACACGCCGGGCATCCTCGCCCGGATCGCCGCCCTGTTCTCGCGCCGCGGCTTCAACATCGACTCGCTCGCGGTCGGTGTCACCGAGCACCCCGACATCTCCCGCATCACCATCGTGGTGAGCGTCGCCGACCTCCCGCTGGAGCAGGTGACGAAGCAGCTCAACAAGCTCGTCAACGTGCTGAAGATCGTCGAGCTGGAGCCAGGTTCGGCCGTTCAGCGCGAACTCGTTCTGGTGAAGGTCCGGGCCGACAACGAGACCCGCTCCCAGATCATCGAGATCGTCCAGCTGTTCCGCGCCAAGACCGTCGACGTCTCCCCGGAGGCCGTCACCATCGAGGCCACCGGCTCCAGCGACAAGCTGGAGGCCATGCTGAAGATGCTGGAGCCGTTCGGCATCAAGGAGCTCGTCCAGTCCGGCACGATCGCGATCGGACGCGGCGCGCGCTCGATCACGGACCGCTCGCTGCGGGCGCTCGACCGGTCCGCATAGGGACGCGTTCGGACGGTCGGGTGACATCGGCCGTCCGGATTCCGCCCGTATAGCGAGACCCCGAAACTTCCCTTCCCCCCGCCGTCATACGGTGGGACGCAACACCTGCACACAAGGAGAGAACCCAAAGTGGCCGAGCTGTTCTACGACGCCGACGCCGACCTGTCCATCATCCAGGGCCGCAAGGTCGCGGTCATCGGTTACGGCAGCCAGGGCCACGCCCACGCGCTGTCCCTCCGTGACTCGGGTGTCGACGTGCGTGTCGGTCTGCACGAGGGCTCCAAGTCCAAGGCCAAGGCCGAGGAGCAGGGCCTGCGCGTGGTGAGCCCGTCGGAGGCCGCCGCCGAGGCCGACGTCATCATGATCCTTGTCCCGGACCCGATCCAGGCCCAGGTGTACGAGGAGCACATCGCCCCGAACCTGAACGACGGTGACGCGCTGTTCTTCGGCCACGGCCTGAACATCCGCTACGGCTTCATCAAGCCCCCGGCCGGCGTGGACGTCTGCATGGTCGCCCCGAAGGGCCCGGGTCACCTCGTGCGCCGTCAGTACGAGGAGGGCCGCGGCGTTCCGTGCATCGCGGCCGTCGAGCAGGACGCCTCGGGCAACGCCTTCGCGCTGGCGCTGTCGTACGCCAAGGGCATCGGCGGCACCCGTGCCGGCGTCATCAAGACGACCTTCACCGAGGAGACCGAGACCGACCTGTTCGGTGAGCAGGCCGTCCTCTGTGGTGGTACGGCCGCGCTGGTCAAGGCCGGTTTCGAGACGCTGACCGAGGCCGGCTACCAGCCGGAGATCGCGTACTTCGAGTGCCTGCACGAGCTGAAGCTGATCGTGGACCTCATGTACGAGGGCGGCCTGGAGAAGATGCGCTGGTCGATCTCCGAGACCGCCGAGTGGGGTGACTACGTCACCGGCCCGCGGATCATCACGGACGCCACCAAGGCCGAGATGAAGAAGGTCCTCGCCGAGATCCAGGACGGCACCTTCGCCCAGCAGTGGATGGACGAGTACCACGGCGGTCTGAAGAAGTACAACGAGTACAAGAAGCAGGACTCCGAGCACCTGCTGGAGACCACCGGCAAGCAGCTGCGCAAGCTGATGAGCTGGGTCGACGAAGAGGCGTGATCCACGCTGTCCGTGGCGGTACCCTCGGCTGGGGGTACCGCCACGGGGCCTTGCCCCGGACCTCGCACAGAGACCCCCTACAAAATGGCGTTTCTCGTCCGGGTGATCCTTCCGCAGAGGCGTAAGACGACCTCCGCCGCGCCACTAGACTGGCGCACAACATACGCGTCAGGCCCACAACGTCGTGCGTCTTCCACGCGGCTAGCCCCTCCACCGCCTGCGGCCGTCGGGACGGCCGTCCGCATTGGACTTGTGAGGACTCACGTGAGCTCGAAACCTGTCGTACTCATCGCTGAAGAGCTGTCGCCCGCGACCGTGGACGCGCTTGGCCCCGACTTCGAGATCCGCCACTGCAACGGAGCGGACCGAGCCGAACTGCTCCCGGCCATCGCCGACGTGGACGCGATCCTGATCCGCTCCGCCACCAAGGTCGACGCCGAGGCGATCGCCGCCGCCAAGAAGCTCAAGGTCGTCGCGCGAGCCGGCGTCGGCCTGGACAACGTCGACGTCTCCGCCGCCACCAAGGCCGGCGTGATGGTCGTCAACGCCCCCACCTCGAACATCGTGACCGCCGCCGAACTGGCCTGCGGTCTCCTCGTCGCCACCGCCCGCCACATCCCGCAGGCCAACGCCGCGCTGAAGAACGGCGAGTGGAAGCGCAGCAAGTACACGGGCGTCGAGCTCGCCGAGAAGACCCTCGGTGTCGTGGGTCTGGGACGTATCGGCGCGCTGGTCGCCCAGCGCATGTCCGGCTTCGGCATGAAGGTCGTCGCCTACGACCCCTACATCCAGCCCGCCCGCGCCGCCCAGATGGGCGTCAAGGTGCTGTCCCTGGACGAGCTGCTCGAGGTCTCCGACTTCATCACCGTCCACCTCCCCAAGACCCCCGAGACCGTCGGCCTCATCGGCGACGAGGCGCTGCGCAAGGTCAAGCCGAGCGTGCGGATCGTCAACGCCGCGCGCGGCGGGATCGTCGACGAGGAGGCGCTGTACTCCGCCCTCAAGGAGGGCCGGGTCGCCGGTGCCGGCCTCGACGTGTACGCGAAGGAGCCCTGCACGGACTCCCCGCTGTTCGAGTTCGACCAGGTCGTCGCCACCCCGCACCTCGGTGCCTCCACCGACGAGGCGCAGGAGAAGGCCGGTATCGCCGTCGCCCGCTCGGTGCGCCTCGCCCTCGCCGGTGAGCTCGTGCCCGACGCGGTCAACGTCCAGGGCGGCGTCATCGCCGAGGACGTCAAGCCGGGTCTGCCGCTCGCCGAGCGCCTGGGCCGGATCTTCACCGCCCTCGCCGGTGAGGTCGCCGTCCGCCTCGACGTCGAGGTCTACGGCGAGATCACCCAGCACGATGTGAAGGTGCTGGAGCTCAGCGCCCTCAAGGGTGTCTTCGAGGACGTCGTCGACGAGACGGTGTCGTACGTCAACGCCCCGCTGTTCGCCCAGGAGCGCGGCGTCGAGGTGCGGCTGACGACCAGCTCGGAGTCGTCCGACCACCGCAACGTCGTCACCGTGCGCGGCACGCTCGGCAACGGCGAGGAGGTGTCGGTCTCCGGCACGCTGGCCGGCCCCAAGCACTT containing:
- the ilvC gene encoding ketol-acid reductoisomerase; amino-acid sequence: MAELFYDADADLSIIQGRKVAVIGYGSQGHAHALSLRDSGVDVRVGLHEGSKSKAKAEEQGLRVVSPSEAAAEADVIMILVPDPIQAQVYEEHIAPNLNDGDALFFGHGLNIRYGFIKPPAGVDVCMVAPKGPGHLVRRQYEEGRGVPCIAAVEQDASGNAFALALSYAKGIGGTRAGVIKTTFTEETETDLFGEQAVLCGGTAALVKAGFETLTEAGYQPEIAYFECLHELKLIVDLMYEGGLEKMRWSISETAEWGDYVTGPRIITDATKAEMKKVLAEIQDGTFAQQWMDEYHGGLKKYNEYKKQDSEHLLETTGKQLRKLMSWVDEEA
- a CDS encoding acetolactate synthase large subunit, which produces MPMTEQATGAHPQPRPRSGGHQSAPEHVTGAQSLIRSLEEVGADTVFGIPGGAILPAYDPLMDSTRVRHVLVRHEQGAGHAATGYAQATGKVGVCMATSGPGATNLVTPIADAHMDSVPLVAITGQVASKAIGTDAFQEADIVGITMPVTKHNFLVTKAEDIPRVIAQAFHIAATGRPGPVLVDIAKDALQAKTTFSWPPAMDLPGYRPVTKPHAKQIREAAKLITNAKRPVLYVGGGVIKAGATAELKVLAELTGAPVTTTLMALGAFPDGHPLHVGMPGMHGAVTAVTALQKADLIVALGARFDDRVTGKLDSFAPYAKIVHADIDPAEIGKNRAADVPIVGDAREVIADLVQAVQKEHADGHQGDYSAWWKDLSRWRETYPLGYDQPEDGSLSPQQVIERIGQLAPEGTVFAAGVGQHQMWAAHFIQYDRPATWLNSGGAGTMGYAVPAAMGAKAGTPDKTVWAIDGDGCFQMTNQELTTCALNNIPIKVAIINNGALGMVRQWQTLFYNQRYSNTVLHSGPEADGKQPSAGTRVPDFVKLSEAMGCHAIRCESPDDLDKVIEEANSINDRPVVIDFIVHEDAMVWPMVAAGTSNDEIMAARDVRPDFGDNEDD
- the serA gene encoding phosphoglycerate dehydrogenase; the protein is MSSKPVVLIAEELSPATVDALGPDFEIRHCNGADRAELLPAIADVDAILIRSATKVDAEAIAAAKKLKVVARAGVGLDNVDVSAATKAGVMVVNAPTSNIVTAAELACGLLVATARHIPQANAALKNGEWKRSKYTGVELAEKTLGVVGLGRIGALVAQRMSGFGMKVVAYDPYIQPARAAQMGVKVLSLDELLEVSDFITVHLPKTPETVGLIGDEALRKVKPSVRIVNAARGGIVDEEALYSALKEGRVAGAGLDVYAKEPCTDSPLFEFDQVVATPHLGASTDEAQEKAGIAVARSVRLALAGELVPDAVNVQGGVIAEDVKPGLPLAERLGRIFTALAGEVAVRLDVEVYGEITQHDVKVLELSALKGVFEDVVDETVSYVNAPLFAQERGVEVRLTTSSESSDHRNVVTVRGTLGNGEEVSVSGTLAGPKHLQKIVAVGDYDVDLALADHMVVLKYEDRPGVVGTVGRVFGEAGINIAGMQVSRAVAGGEALAVLTVDDTVPANVLTEVAEEIGATSARAVNLA
- the ilvN gene encoding acetolactate synthase small subunit; protein product: MSKHTLSVLVENTPGILARIAALFSRRGFNIDSLAVGVTEHPDISRITIVVSVADLPLEQVTKQLNKLVNVLKIVELEPGSAVQRELVLVKVRADNETRSQIIEIVQLFRAKTVDVSPEAVTIEATGSSDKLEAMLKMLEPFGIKELVQSGTIAIGRGARSITDRSLRALDRSA